A part of Anaerobranca gottschalkii DSM 13577 genomic DNA contains:
- a CDS encoding DUF1269 domain-containing protein: protein MDRKIVGFFKDNHTAEKAVKELREKGIKGEISILAKHKVEEQYRGENNSNYRAEGMEYLSKYSYDGIEPLMEGGQYRELSYEDQNLADGTIIGGALGGLSGLALGAGLFIIPGAGPIIAAGPLAGILTGALTGGVAGGLVDYGIPEEHSKYYEQQLHAGDFITIINCSEEDKDKVIKILRENNVKEVKVH, encoded by the coding sequence ATGGATAGAAAAATAGTTGGTTTTTTTAAAGATAATCATACTGCTGAAAAAGCTGTTAAAGAGTTAAGGGAAAAAGGGATAAAAGGAGAAATTTCTATTTTAGCAAAACATAAAGTTGAAGAGCAATATCGTGGTGAAAATAATAGTAATTATCGAGCTGAAGGTATGGAATATTTATCTAAATATTCATATGATGGAATTGAACCTCTAATGGAAGGGGGACAATATAGGGAACTATCTTATGAAGACCAAAATTTAGCTGATGGAACAATTATTGGCGGTGCTTTAGGTGGATTATCAGGTTTAGCTTTAGGAGCAGGATTGTTCATTATACCAGGTGCAGGACCTATTATTGCCGCTGGACCCTTAGCGGGGATTTTAACAGGTGCTTTGACGGGGGGAGTAGCAGGGGGGTTAGTGGACTATGGTATACCTGAGGAACACTCTAAATACTATGAACAACAATTACATGCAGGGGATTTTATTACAATAATCAATTGTTCAGAAGAAGATAAAGATAAGGTAATTAAAATATTGAGAGAAAATAATGTTAAAGAAGTAAAAGTACATTAA
- the dpsA gene encoding dipicolinate synthase subunit DpsA, whose product MYRVLHIIGGDDRDIYLKKILEEKGFKINLWGFDKLGYERFDLIKLKDQLFKDDYPVLIFPLSGTNVKGGVRSKYSSEEIVIDEDFFKILPANSLIIIGFARQWFKNYCNIYQINLLEVAEDDELAILNSIPSAEGAIQMAMENSEITIHNSNSLVIGLGRCGMTLARLLKGLDSKVYVYARNKVNLARAFEMGFTPVTSEELDKTLPKMDFIYNTAPSLVLPKEKLDLCLNCEVIIDIASAPGGVDFEYAKEKGIKALLAPGLPGIVAPKTAAKILADVYSNFLGGENYDK is encoded by the coding sequence ATGTATAGAGTTCTTCATATTATTGGTGGAGATGATCGGGACATTTATTTAAAAAAAATACTAGAAGAAAAGGGGTTTAAGATTAACCTCTGGGGTTTTGATAAATTAGGATATGAGAGATTTGATTTAATAAAATTAAAGGACCAGTTATTTAAAGATGATTATCCAGTACTAATTTTTCCTTTATCAGGGACTAATGTAAAGGGTGGAGTGAGAAGTAAATATTCTTCTGAAGAAATTGTAATAGATGAAGATTTTTTTAAAATTCTACCTGCAAATTCACTGATTATTATAGGATTTGCTAGACAATGGTTTAAAAATTACTGCAATATTTACCAAATTAATCTGTTAGAAGTAGCTGAAGACGATGAACTTGCTATTTTAAATTCCATTCCTTCAGCAGAGGGAGCTATACAAATGGCTATGGAAAATAGTGAAATAACTATCCATAATAGCAATTCATTGGTAATCGGTTTAGGAAGATGTGGTATGACTTTGGCTAGACTCTTAAAAGGACTAGATAGTAAAGTATATGTATATGCTAGAAATAAAGTCAATTTGGCTCGAGCCTTTGAAATGGGTTTTACTCCAGTAACTTCAGAAGAATTAGATAAAACATTGCCCAAAATGGACTTTATTTATAATACAGCACCTAGTCTTGTACTCCCTAAAGAAAAACTAGATCTTTGTTTAAACTGTGAAGTAATTATCGATATAGCTTCAGCTCCAGGGGGAGTAGATTTTGAATATGCAAAAGAAAAGGGAATAAAGGCTTTGTTAGCACCGGGCTTACCAGGTATAGTAGCCCCGAAAACGGCTGCTAAAATCTTAGCCGATGTATATTCTAATTTTTTGGGAGGGGAAAACTATGACAAATAA
- a CDS encoding aspartate-semialdehyde dehydrogenase: protein MKKYNIAIVGATGLVGREFLNSLAQWDIVANLYLVASERSKGQKVQFKDEEIKLITVEEALKEKIDVAFFCAGSSISKKYGPLFAEGNTMVIDNSSYFRMDKDIPLIVPEVNGYELHRYKGKIIANPNCSTIQLAVILKHIEDLYGLKRVVVSTYQSVSGAGQKGVDELNNQILAYGKGTTYEPKVLPVAADKVFYQMFNNILPQIDLFEDDGYTKEEHKMINETRKILNIPELPITVTTVRVPVFRCHSESVNVETYKDINIEEFKEYLKKQQSIIVMDDIKNQVYPTPLHVSGKNEVFVGRIRRDNSVEHGLNMWIVADNVRKGAAYNGLQILLYLIENNLI, encoded by the coding sequence ATGAAAAAATATAATATTGCTATAGTAGGTGCTACAGGATTAGTTGGGAGGGAGTTTTTAAACTCCCTTGCCCAATGGGATATAGTAGCTAATCTTTATTTAGTAGCATCGGAAAGGTCAAAAGGACAAAAAGTACAGTTTAAAGATGAAGAAATAAAACTAATTACTGTAGAAGAAGCTTTAAAGGAAAAGATAGATGTGGCATTTTTCTGTGCTGGTTCTTCAATAAGCAAAAAGTACGGACCATTATTTGCCGAGGGAAATACAATGGTCATAGATAACAGCAGTTATTTTCGCATGGATAAAGATATTCCATTGATTGTTCCTGAGGTAAATGGTTATGAATTACACCGATATAAAGGGAAAATCATAGCAAATCCTAACTGTTCAACAATACAATTGGCCGTTATCTTAAAACACATTGAAGATCTTTATGGATTGAAAAGGGTAGTTGTATCTACCTATCAAAGTGTTTCTGGAGCAGGTCAAAAGGGTGTAGACGAATTAAATAATCAAATATTGGCTTATGGAAAAGGAACAACATATGAGCCTAAAGTTTTACCTGTAGCAGCAGATAAAGTCTTTTATCAGATGTTTAATAATATCTTACCTCAAATAGATTTATTTGAGGATGATGGTTACACTAAAGAAGAACACAAAATGATAAATGAGACTAGGAAAATTTTAAACATTCCTGAGCTCCCTATTACTGTTACTACAGTTAGGGTACCTGTTTTTAGATGTCACAGTGAATCTGTTAATGTAGAAACCTATAAAGATATAAACATAGAAGAATTTAAAGAATATCTTAAAAAACAGCAGTCCATTATTGTAATGGATGATATTAAAAACCAAGTTTACCCAACCCCCTTACATGTTTCAGGAAAAAATGAAGTTTTTGTAGGTCGAATCCGTAGAGATAATTCAGTAGAACATGGATTAAACATGTGGATTGTAGCTGACAACGTTAGAAAAGGTGCAGCTTATAATGGCCTTCAAATTTTACTTTATCTAATAGAAAATAATTTAATTTAA
- the dapG gene encoding aspartate kinase has translation MIIVQKFGGTSLATSEQREMIVKKIAAQIAQNPQTKFLVVVSAMGRKGAPYATDTLLGLIDKKKTSKDKQDILLSCGEIISAAILGSNFDRFSIKAKIVTGWNMGIFTDDNFTDAKIKKIDTTRIENYFKEYSVVIATGFQGITEEGEITTLGRGGSDITAVALGIALNAKDIEIYTDVEGIMTADPRVVPEAKIINEITYQEVFNLAHDGAKVIHPRAVEIAMQHDVNLWIKSLASQHIGTLITHHDQSSKDKWELSRIITGIANIDGLTHFKINTNNYELQKDYDLLDKLAAKGISLDLISISPYTKAFVVKGNETETVIQILKAAEVDFEYTENCTKITVVGVAMKGKPGVMAKILQPLVELNVPIIQTADSHINISILVESKYATDCIKALHNHLI, from the coding sequence GTGATTATTGTTCAGAAATTTGGTGGAACCTCTTTAGCTACCTCAGAACAAAGGGAAATGATAGTTAAAAAGATAGCTGCACAAATAGCTCAAAATCCCCAGACAAAATTTTTAGTAGTTGTTTCAGCTATGGGAAGAAAAGGGGCTCCTTATGCAACAGATACCTTATTGGGGTTAATTGATAAAAAGAAAACTTCTAAAGATAAACAAGATATTCTATTATCCTGTGGTGAAATTATTTCAGCAGCTATTTTGGGAAGCAATTTCGATAGGTTTAGTATCAAAGCTAAAATCGTAACAGGATGGAATATGGGAATATTTACTGATGATAATTTTACAGATGCTAAAATAAAGAAAATTGATACTACTCGAATAGAAAATTATTTTAAAGAATATTCAGTAGTAATAGCTACTGGTTTTCAGGGAATAACAGAAGAAGGAGAAATTACTACTTTAGGACGGGGAGGTAGTGATATTACTGCTGTAGCATTAGGCATAGCTTTGAATGCTAAAGATATAGAAATTTATACTGATGTAGAAGGTATAATGACAGCAGATCCCCGAGTAGTACCAGAAGCAAAAATAATCAATGAAATAACATATCAGGAAGTTTTCAATTTAGCCCATGATGGCGCAAAAGTTATTCATCCACGGGCAGTTGAAATTGCAATGCAACATGATGTCAATTTGTGGATTAAATCTTTAGCATCACAACACATTGGAACATTAATTACCCATCATGATCAAAGCAGTAAAGATAAATGGGAACTTTCTAGAATTATCACTGGTATTGCTAATATAGATGGTCTAACCCATTTTAAAATTAATACTAACAACTATGAACTGCAAAAAGATTATGACCTTCTAGATAAATTAGCTGCAAAAGGTATTAGTCTAGATTTGATTTCTATTTCACCTTATACTAAAGCCTTTGTAGTAAAGGGTAATGAAACGGAAACAGTAATTCAAATTTTAAAGGCAGCAGAAGTTGATTTTGAGTACACGGAAAATTGCACTAAAATAACCGTTGTAGGTGTAGCTATGAAAGGTAAGCCGGGAGTAATGGCTAAAATTTTGCAACCTTTAGTAGAGTTAAATGTCCCCATTATTCAAACTGCTGATTCCCATATCAACATTTCCATCTTAGTAGAAAGTAAGTATGCAACTGATTGTATTAAAGCATTGCATAACCATTTAATTTAA
- a CDS encoding YlmC/YmxH family sporulation protein: protein MRFSELENKEIINYSDGRKLGLVGNCDLSIDLETGQILEIIIPERIGLFQGVWGSEKTRSISWKSIKKIGEDTIIIDITQSD, encoded by the coding sequence ATGAGATTTTCTGAATTAGAAAATAAAGAAATAATAAATTATTCAGATGGCAGAAAATTAGGTCTGGTGGGAAATTGTGATTTATCCATCGATCTAGAAACTGGTCAAATCCTAGAAATAATAATTCCTGAGAGAATTGGTTTGTTTCAAGGGGTATGGGGAAGTGAAAAAACTCGCAGTATATCATGGAAATCCATTAAAAAAATTGGAGAAGATACAATTATTATCGATATAACTCAATCAGATTAA
- a CDS encoding dipicolinate synthase subunit B: MTNNNLKIGVVVTGSHCTLAKIIQPLIKLLDKGYELFPVISNSIKTDTKFGKGEDWIKQLEEITGKKVIQTIVEAEPIGPNNFLDILIVLPCTGNTLAKLANSITDNGAMMAIKAHLRNDKPVVLAIATNDALSQNAVNLGKLLSQKNIYFVPFGQDDPQSKPFSMVADLSKLEETIIAALNKKQIQPILIQYK; encoded by the coding sequence ATGACAAATAATAATTTGAAAATTGGTGTCGTTGTAACAGGTTCCCATTGTACCCTTGCCAAAATAATACAACCTTTGATAAAATTATTAGATAAGGGCTATGAACTATTTCCAGTAATATCTAACTCTATTAAAACAGATACCAAATTTGGTAAAGGGGAAGATTGGATCAAACAACTAGAGGAAATAACCGGTAAAAAGGTTATTCAGACTATTGTGGAAGCTGAACCTATTGGGCCTAATAACTTTTTAGATATTCTCATTGTACTACCATGTACGGGAAACACTTTAGCAAAGCTGGCAAATTCCATTACTGATAATGGAGCTATGATGGCTATTAAAGCCCATCTTCGAAATGATAAGCCTGTTGTTTTAGCAATTGCTACTAATGATGCCTTAAGTCAAAACGCAGTAAACTTAGGTAAACTATTATCACAAAAAAATATTTATTTTGTTCCCTTTGGTCAAGATGATCCACAATCTAAACCTTTCTCTATGGTAGCAGATTTAAGTAAGTTAGAGGAAACTATAATAGCTGCATTGAATAAAAAGCAAATACAACCAATATTAATTCAATATAAGTAG